In Anopheles arabiensis isolate DONGOLA chromosome 2, AaraD3, whole genome shotgun sequence, the genomic window AATACTAATTTATTATACAAACTGCTGCAGCAATCCGCTCACTCGAGTCAGAAAGTATGCCTTAACAATAAACGCCAGAATGACGATCACGCCGGATCGCGACCGCGTACAGTCACTAACGACCGAGTGGATCTGTACCAGCGATATCACAAAATACATCAACACCAGCACAATATGGATGGCCATGCCCGTCTCGGTCGAGTTTTCCCTCCAGATAATGATGGGAATGAAGAGAAACTTCCCGATGCTGGCTAGTATCACGCCATGCAGAAGCATGTGCGGGTAGGTTTTCCCATTGCCCGTTACCTTCGGCACGGAGCGGTGCAGAACACGggtaaataagtaaataaaccCATACAGCAGTAGAAAACCGGCCACGAAATGAACGGTCGACAGATAGAACCCCTTCTCGGACAGGAACGGATCGGTCAGGTGCGAACGATAGGTAATGCTGGTTATACCGCGGAAGGCATCTGTCCAGAAACAGTACGCCTCGAGCAGTATCAGAATGCAGCCAATTTTCCAGAGGTTCTAGAATAGAAATTCTACGATGAAACACTATTTTGCAATCAATTTATATGGCCAATCTACGCACCTTACAATCGGAATTGTATAGAATATGTCGATAGGCGGGCTTGGACAGCAGTATTAAATCGATCAGTATGATAAGCACCTCGAACTCGATGTACTTGTCGGCAGGTTTTTTGCATTTATcctaaaaagcaaaaagggcaTCCAAGGCTATTAACCGATTTTGAGAATGTGGAACGgtttaaacaaaaatcttACGCAGTCGATGATTTTCAGCACGGTGGAACTGATCTGACGGTACAGGCCGGACACAGGCCGACCGCAGTGGATGCAGACAAACTTTTTCTCGCCCGGTG contains:
- the LOC120895322 gene encoding protein ARV1 — its product is MKLSLPLQGYFDLLKHSPGEKKFVCIHCGRPVSGLYRQISSTVLKIIDCDKCKKPADKYIEFEVLIILIDLILLSKPAYRHILYNSDCKNLWKIGCILILLEAYCFWTDAFRGITSITYRSHLTDPFLSEKGFYLSTVHFVAGFLLLYGFIYLFTRVLHRSVPKVTGNGKTYPHMLLHGVILASIGKFLFIPIIIWRENSTETGMAIHIVLVLMYFVISLVQIHSVVSDCTRSRSGVIVILAFIVKAYFLTRVSGLLQQFV